One window of Macadamia integrifolia cultivar HAES 741 unplaced genomic scaffold, SCU_Mint_v3 scaffold1860, whole genome shotgun sequence genomic DNA carries:
- the LOC122065019 gene encoding probable N-acetylmuramidase yields MPTGGDGDHSGGIDKEAAIAKTAGFVVFSGIAMSLLKTLNPFDKNKDNTTATVDSCSTKSFNGSIMPLQESISPPLQELIKPVITQERPASSARTVEIVKGDTLWGLSRKYGVSIDAIKEANGLTGDTIYAGKKLVIP; encoded by the exons ATGCCGACTGGAGGTGATGGAGACCACAGCGGAGGCATTGATAAAGAAGCCGCCATTGCGAAGACTGCTGGGTTCGTAGTCTTCTCAGGAATCGCCATGAGCCtcctcaaaaccctaaatccattCGATAAGAATAAAGACAACACCACCGCCACCGTCGATAGTTGCAGCACCAAGTCTTTCAACGGATCTATCATGCCGCTTCAAGAATCGATATCTCCTCCTCTGCAAGAGCTTATCAAG CCTGTGATAACCCAAGAAAGGCCAGCATCGTCGGCTCGGACAGTAGAGATTGTGAAGGGAGATACCTTATGGGGTCTCTCCAGGAAATACGgg GTATCTATTGATGCAATCAAAGAGGCTAATGGGCTCACAGGGGACACTATCTATGCTGGGAAGAAGCTCGTCATTCCGTGA
- the LOC122065020 gene encoding pentatricopeptide repeat-containing protein DOT4, chloroplastic, whose translation MSSAMATTITASFVARPHHYRREISPDNQNGFISFKASSKIYIMLSNFSNSSSIRASTLTDKTSKRVEVDWNAEICRFCELGNLRSATDMLQNSQKSQLESSTYCSILQLCADHKSLQDGKKVHLVISSNNVNVNCVLGCKLVFMYVTCGDLREARRVFDGIPNEDVFLWSLLMNHYAKVGDFRESITLFKQMHDLGIDANSYTFSCVLKCFGSLGSLKGGEQAHGYLLKLGFDSHNAVGNALISFYAKCKQIKSADKVFDDLSDRDVISWNSIISGHITNGLTEVGLEIFSEMQLLGVKMNLATMVSVLPACAEMGRLFLGRALHGYGIKACYCKEITLNNSLVDMYAKCVCLDAAVRVFETMNERSVVSWTSMMAGYAREGQLSSAIKLFHEMEAEGVKPDLVTVTSILHACASNGSLEDGKNLHDYVRRNNLQPNLFVDNALMDMYAKCGSMADAETVFNEMLVRDIVSWNTIIGGYSKNCLPNDALALFIKMQSESKPNGVSMACVLPACSSLSALERGREIHGNVLRNGFSDLHVNNSLVDMYVKCGALEVARLLFNVMPVKDLVSWTVMIAGYGMHGRGKDAIAVFSEMHRTGIKPDGISFIAILYACSHSGLVGEGWRLFNFMRNDCKIEPKLEHYACMVDLLARAGHLTKAYKFIEMMPLEPDSTVWGALLCGCRIHRDVKLAEKVAERVFELEPENTGYYVLLANIYSEAEKWEEVKKLRERTGRKGLKKNPDCSWVEIKSKYHVFVSGDRSHSQTRKIQSFLEKVKTRMKEERYLTNKRYSLINAGDTEREEALCGHSEKLAMAFGILSLPPGKTIRVTKNLRICGDCHEMAKFMSKMVGREIVLRDSNRFHHFEHGRCSCRGCW comes from the coding sequence ATGTCATCTGCCATGGCAACGACAATAACAGCTAGCTTTGTCGCTCGGCCTCATCATTACAGAAGAGAAATTTCTCCTGACAATCAAAATGGGTTCATCAGCTTCAAAGCTTCTTCCAAAATCTATATCATGCTCTCAAATTTCAGTAATTCTAGTTCCATTAGAGCCTCTACATTGACTGACAAAACCAGCAAAAGAGTAGAGGTCGATTGGAATGCAGAAATCTGCAGATTTTGTGAATTGGGAAACTTAAGAAGCGCAACGGACATGCTCCAAAACTCTCAGAAATCCCAGCTTGAGTCGAGCACTTATTGTTCTATCTTGCAGCTCTGTGCTGATCATAAGTCTCTACAAGACGGGAAGAAGGTTCATTTAGTCATATCCTCCAACAATGTCAATGTTAATTGCGTCCTGGGTTGTAAACTGGTTTTTATGTATGTTACCTGTGGGGATTTGAGGGAAGCGAGAAGGGTTTTTGATGGAATCCCGAATGAAGACGTTTTTCTTTGGAGTCTTCTCATGAACCATTACGCAAAGGTTGGGGATTTCAGAGAAAGCATCACTCTATTCAAGCAGATGCACGATCTGGGAATTGATGCAAATTCTTATacattttcttgtgttttgaaGTGTTTTGGCTCTCTGGGAAGCCTAAAAGGAGGTGAACAGGCTCATGGTTATCTGCTCAAGTTGGGTTTTGATTCCCATAATGCTGTTGGGAATGCCCTGATTTCATTTTATGCTAAATGTAAGCAAATAAAAAGTGCAGATAAAGTGTTTGATGATTTGAGCGATCGGGATGTGATATCGTGGAATTCAATAATAAGTGGCCACATAACCAACGGTCTTACTGAAGTGggacttgaaattttcagtGAGATGCAACTTTTGGGAGTTAAGATGAATTTAGCCACAATGGTCAGTGTTCTACCGGCTTGTGCAGAGATGGGTAGACTTTTCTTGGGCAGAGCACTTCATGGGTATGGGATAAAAGCCTGTTATTGCAAGGAGATCACTTTGAATAATAGTTTAGTTGACATGTACGCAAAATGTGTCTGCCTGGATGCTGCGGTGCGAGTTTTTGAGACAATGAATGAAAGGAGTGTTGTTTCATGGACTTCAATGATGGCAGGATATGCTCGCGAGGGGCAGCTAAGTAGTGCTATCAAATTGTTTCATGAAATGGAAGCAGAAGGTGTAAAGCCAGATCTAGTTACAGTTACAAGTATCCTTCATGCTTGTGCATCTAATGGATCCTTAGAGGATGGCAAGAATTTACACGATTATGTCAGAAGAAACAACCTGCAACCAAATCTATTTGTCGATAATGCTCTCATGGACATGTATGCAAAATGTGGTAGCATGGCTGATGCTGAAACAGTTTTCAATGAGATGCTTGTGAGGGATATTGTATCATGGAATACCATCATCGGAGGTTACTCAAAGAACTGCCTTCCGAATGATGCACTCGCTCTGTTTATCAAAATGCAAAGTGAATCAAAACCAAATGGTGTAAGCATGGCTTGTGTCCTACCAGCCTGTTCTAGCCTCTCGGCCCTAGAGAGAGGCCGGGAGATCCATGGGAATGTACTCAGGAATGGGTTCTCAGATCTCCATGTAAACAATTCTTTAGTTGACATGTATGTGAAATGTGGAGCATTAGAGGTTGCACGGTTGCTGTTTAATGTGATGCCTGTGAAGGATCTGGTTTCATGGACTGTGATGATTGCAGGTTATGGCATGCATGGGCGTGGCAAAGATGCTATTGCTGTCTTCAGTGAAATGCATCGCACAGGCATTAAACCGGATGGGATCTCCTTTATTGCTATACTCTATGCTTGTAGCCATTCAGGATTAGTGGGAGAAGGGTGGAGATTGTTCAATTTCATGAGAAATGACTGCAAAATCGAGCCCAAGTTGGAGCATTATGCCTGCATGGTGGATCTTCTGGCTCGTGCTGGACATTTAACCAAGGCTTACAAGTTCATTGAAATGATGCCACTAGAACCAGATTCAACAGTCTGGGGGGCATTGCTTTGTGGGTGCAGGATACACCGAGATGTGAAACTAGCAGAGAAAGTTGCAGAACGGGTTTTTGAACTAGAACCAGAAAATACTGGGTATTATGTACTTTTAGCCAATATATACTCAGAGGCAGAGAAGTGGGAAGAAGTGAAGAAGTTGAGAGAGAGGACTGGCAGAAAAGGCTTGAAAAAGAATCCAGATTGTAGTTGGgttgaaataaaaagcaaatATCATGTTTTTGTTTCAGGAGACAGATCACACTCACAAACCAGAAAGATACAATCATTTTTGGAAAAAGTGAAAACAAggatgaaagaagaaagatatcTTACAAATAAGAGGTATTCTTTGATAAATGCAGGTGACACGGAAAGGGAAGAGGCCCTTTGTGGACACAGTGAGAAGTTGGCCATGGCTTTTGGGATATTAAGCTTGCCACCTGGCAAGACCATACGGGTCACCAAGAATCTAAGAATATGTGGTGATTGTCATGAGATGGCTAAATTCATGTCCAAGATGGTTGGGAGGGAGATTGTATTGAGAGATTCTAATCGGTTTCACCACTTTGAGCATGGACGTTGTTCTTGCAGGGGTTGCTGGTGA
- the LOC122065025 gene encoding receptor-like protein 51: MDHKHSALLITLFLITYPINIYCFSPHSPLSSPSPDKSPIKTHSPSKPSRLSPSPSLPSSPSNPSTSLSIHSELEPKQSQALRSFNISTTKDPCFQPSPHNATLCNSEKPFRHLISLRLLNCSDNVEMSTTTFKSLNTLQHLEFLNCPVSPFHFPDELIASLRSFTCVNSLRQLTGVWFSRLKNLTDLTVSQVMVNTPRPSIILGNMKNLRSVTISNTNLTGTLPKTWNLNITHIDLSGNRLKGNVPNSLTLLSDLEFLNLSSNALTGELPSSLGDLITLRILSFASNSLSGSIPESILKIPGLLHLDLSSNHFNGTIPKFLTEMKELKYLNLENNNFHGVIPFNGSFIKRLAVFMVGGNSNLCYNQSIVPSKLKLGIAPCDKDGLPGSPLPDSLLDLSLSSDDSSSVDNKVGNESSHKAQTPAAAPAPVKRDSRHELSKIVLGVAIGLSSIVFLIVFLVFLSKWCG, from the coding sequence ATGGATCACAAACACTCAGCCCTTCTTATTACACTCTTTCTCATAACCTATCCCATCAACATCTACTGTTTCTCCCCACATTCACCAttgtcatcaccatcaccagACAAATCTCCAATTAAAACACATTCACCTTCAAAACCTTCAAGACTCTCACCATCCccatctctcccttcttcaCCTTCAAACCCATCAACATCTCTATCTATTCATTCAGAGCTTGAACCCAAACAGTCACAGGCCCTCCGTTCCTTCAACATCTCCACTACGAAAGACCCCTGCTTTCAACCTTCCCCTCACAATGCCACTCTCTGCAACTCAGAAAAGCCATTCCGGCACCTCATTTCGCTTCGCCTCCTCAACTGCTCCGACAACGTCGAAATGTCCACCACCACCTTCAAATCCCTCAACACATTGCAACATCTCGAATTCCTCAACTGCCCCGTCTCACCCTTTCACTTCCCAGATGAACTCATCGCTAGTCTCCGCTCCTTCACATGCGTCAACAGTCTCCGTCAGTTAACCGGTGTTTGGTTCAGCCGCCTGAAGAATCTCACCGATCTAACGGTCTCCCAAGTGATGGTTAACACCCCCAGACCATCGATCATTCTAGGGAACATGAAGAATCTCAGGTCAGTAACCATCTCCAACACCAATCTTACTGGGACTCTCCCCAAAACATGGAATTTGAACATTACCCACATTGATTTATCCGGAAATCGTCTTAAAGGAAACGTACCCAATTCGCTAACTCTTCTCTCGGATCTTGAATTCCTGAATCTTTCTTCGAATGCTCTTACGGGTGAGCTACCCTCTTCACTGGGAGACTTGATTACACTCCGAATTCTCTCATTTGCATCCAATTCATTGTCGGGTTCGATACCGGAATCAATTTTGAAGATCCCTGGCCTACTTCATCTTGATCTTAGCTCAAACCATTTCAATGGAACAATACCGAAATTTCTTACTGAGATGAAAGAATTGAAGTATCTCAATCTTGAGAACAACAACTTCCATGGTGTGATTCCCTTCAATGGGTCCTTCATAAAGAGATTGGCGGTGTTCATGGTAGGTGGTAACAGCAACCTCTGTTACAACCAATCCATTGTGCCTTCGAAGCTGAAGCTCGGGATTGCTCCATGTGATAAAGATGGGTTACCTGGGTCACCCCTGCCGGATAGCCTATTAGATTTATCTCTGTCTTCCGACGATAGCAGCAGCGTCGATAACAAGGTAGGGAATGAATCAAGCCACAAGGCCCAGACCCCGGCCGCGGCTCCGGCGCCCGTCAAGAGGGATAGTCGGCACGAGCTAAGTAAGATTGTTCTTGGAGTTGCTATTGGGCTTTCATCCATTGTCTTTTTGATTGTGTTCCTGGTTTTTCTCTCAAAGTGGTGTGGATGA
- the LOC122065023 gene encoding cellulose synthase A catalytic subunit 8 [UDP-forming], which produces MMESGVPLCHSCGESVGLGSNGEVFVACHECNFPMCRSCVEYELKDGRKVCLKCGAPYDENLALADEVLKTSGNRMTMASHIQNDEEGGVHARNLSSLSTVDSELNGESGNPIWKNRVESWKEKKNKKKTATSKTKKEAEKPAEIPPEMQMEEKQSPEAVESFSRTIPIPSSKIKPYRFVIIMRLIILGLFFNYRVNNPVDSAYGLWLTSIICEIWFAVSWVLDQFPKWSPVNRETYLDKLSARYEREGEPSELAAVDFFVSTVDPLKEPPLITANTVLSILSVDYPVDKVSCYVSDDGSAMLSFESLVETAEFARKWVPFCKKYSIEPRAPEFYFSQKIDYLKDKIQPSFVKERRAMKRDYEEYKVRINALVAKAQKTPDEGWTMQDGTTWPGNNPRDHPGMIQVFLGHSGAYDIEGNELPRLVYVSREKRPGYQHHKKAGAMNALVRVSAVLTNAPYILNLDCDHYVNNSKAVREAMCFLMDPQVGRDVCYVQFPQRFDGIDRSDRYANRNIVFFDVNMKGLDGIQGPVYVGTGCVFNRQALYGYGPPSLPSLPKADSSCSWCGCCCCCCPSKKKSKDISELYRDAKREDLDAAIFNLTEIDNYDEYERSLLISQMSFEKSFGLSSVFIESTLMENGGVADSANPSTLIMEAIHVISCGYEEKTEWGKELGWIYGSVTEDILSGFKMHCRGWRSIYCMPLRPAFKGSAPINLSDRLHQVLRWALGSIEIFFSRHCPLWYGFGGGRLKWLQRMAYINTIVYPFTSLPLIAYCSLPAICLLTGKFIIPTLSNLATVWFLGLFISIIMTSVLELRWSGVGIEDLWRNEQFWVIGGVSAHFFAVFQGILKMAAGLDTNFTVTAKAADDAEFGELYIFKWTTLLIPPTTLLVVNMVGIVAGFSDALNSGYEAWGPLFGKVFFAFWVIFHLYPFLKGLMGRQNRTPTIVVLWSVLLASVFSLVWVKVDPFLSNGNSKTVTQCISIDC; this is translated from the exons ATGATGGAATCGGGAGTTCCTCTCTGCCATTCCTGCGGTGAATCCGTCGGTTTGGGTTCCAATGGTGAGGTTTTCGTCGCTTGCCATGAATGTAATTTCCCTATGTGCCGGTCCTGTGTCGAGTATGAGCTCAAGGATGGGCGCAAAGTCTGCTTGAAATGTGGAGCTCCCTATGATG AGAACTTGGCATTGGCTGATGAGGTGCTGAAGACATCAGGCAATCGTATGACGATGGCATCTCATATCCAAAATGATGAG GAGGGTGGTGTCCACGCAAGAAATTTAAGCAGCCTCTCTACGGTGGATAGCG AGTTAAATGGTGAATCTGGGAACCCTATATGGAAGAACAGGGTTGAAAGttggaaggagaaaaagaataagaagaaaacagCCACAAGTAAGACTAAAAAGGAAGCTGAAAAGCCTGCTGAAATTCCACCTGAAATGCAGATGGAAGAGAAACA GTCCCCAGAAGCTGTAGAATCCTTTTCAAGaacaattccaattccatccaGCAAAATCAAGCCATATAGATTTGTGATTATCATGAGATTGataattttggggcttttcttCAATTACAGAGTTAACAATCCTGTTGACAGTGCTTATGGTCTATGGCTTACTTCTATCATATGCGAGATCTGGTTTGCTGTTTCTTGGGTATTGGATCAGTTCCCAAAATGGTCTCCAGTCAATCGGGAGACATATCTTGACAAGCTATCTGCAAG GTATGAAAGAGAAGGTGAACCCTCAGAGCTTGCTGCTGTTGATTTTTTCGTTAGTACAGTTGATCCATTAAAAGAACCACCATTGATCACTGCCAATACTGTACTCTCAATCCTCTCTGTGGATTATCCTGTCGACAAAGTGTCTTGCTATGTATCTGATGACGGATCTGCAATGCTTTCATTCGAAAGTCTTGTGGAAACAGCTGAGTTTGCAAGGAAATGGGTCCCTTTTTGCAAAAAGTATTCAATTGAACCTCGTGCACCTGAGTTTTATTTTTCGCAGAAAATTGACTATTTGAAGGATAAAATTCAACCATCTTTCGTGAAGGAGCGTAGAGCGATGAAA AGAGATTATGAAGAGTACAAGGTGCGAATAAATGCTTTGGTTGCGAAGGCCCAGAAAACACCAGATGAGGGCTGGACGATGCAAGATGGGACAACTTGGCCTGGAAACAACCCTCGTGACCACCCTGGCATGATTCAG gtttttcttggacACAGTGGTGCCTATGACATAGAAGGAAATGAGCTTCCACGACTTGTTTATGTTTCGAGAGAGAAGAGACCTGGGTACCAACACCATAAAAAGGCTGGTGCCATGAACGCTCTG GTCAGAGTATCTGCAGTTCTCACCAATGCACCCTACATTCTCAACCTTGACTGTGATCACTATGTTAACAATAGCAAGGCAGTTCGTGAGGCAATGTGTTTCCTGATGGACCCACAAGTTGGTCGTGATGTCTGCTATGTTCAGTTTCCTCAGAGATTCGATGGCATTGATCGTAGTGATAGATATGCCAACCGGAACATTGTCTTCTTTGAT GTTAACATGAAAGGGTTGGATGGCATTCAAGGGCCAGTTTATGTGGGCACAGGTTGTGTCTTTAATAGGCAAGCCCTCTATGGGTATGGGCCTCCATCCTTGCCTAGCCTTCCAAAGGCTGATTCATCTTGTTCGTGGTGtggctgttgctgttgctgctgccctTCCAAGAAGAAGTCCAAAGATATCTCAGAGCTTTATAGAGATGCAAAGCGGGAGGATCTCGATGCTGCCATTTTTAACCTCACAGAAATTGATA ACTATGATGAGTATGAGAGGTCACTCTTGATCTCCCAGATGAGCTTTGAGAAGTCTTTTGGCTTGTCTTCAGTGTTCATTGAGTCTACACTAATGGAGAATGGAGGAGTTGCTGACTCTGCCAACCCTTCAACATTGATCATGGAAGCAATTCATGTCATCAGCTGTGGTTATGAAGAGAAAACTGAATGGGGAAAAGAG CTTGGTTGGATATATGGGTCTGTTACGGAGGATATCTTGAGTGGGTTTAAGATGCACTGCCGAGGATGGAGATCAATTTACTGCATGCCCTTGAGGCCAGCATTCAAAGGTTCAGCTCCTATCAACTTATCTGATCGGCTGCACCAGGTTCTAAGGTGGGCCCTTGGATCTATTGAGATATTCTTCAGCAGACATTGTCCCCTCTGGTATGGATTTGGTGGAGGCCGCCTCAAGTGGCTACAAAGAATGGCATATATAAACACAATTGTTTACCCATTCACCTCCCTCCCACTTATAGCTTACTGCTCGCTGCCTGCAATATGTCTTCTCACTGGGAAATTTATCATCCCAACG CTTTCAAATCTTGCAACTGTCTGGTTTCTTGGCCTTTTCATCTCCATCATCATGACTAGCGTGCTTGAGCTGAGGTGGAGTGGTGTTGGCATTGAAGACTTGTGGCGCAATGAACAATTTTGGGTTATTGGTGGTGTTTCAGCCCATTTCTTTGCTGTCTTCCAAGGAATTCTAAAGATGGCGGCTGGCCTTGATACCAACTTCACAGTGACAGCAAAAGCTGCTGATGATGCAGAGTTCGGTGAGCTTTATATTTTCAAGTGGACAACTTTGCTGATTCCCCCAACAACCCTTCTTGTTGTCAACATGGTGGGTATTGTTGCTGGATTTTCCGATGCACTAAACAGCGGATATGAAGCATGGGGCCCACTTTTTGGCAAGGTCTTCTTTGCATTTTGGGTGATATTTCATCTTTACCCATTCCTTAAGGGTCTCATGGGTAGGCAGAACCGGACTCCAACCATTGTTGTCCTCTGGTCAGTGTTGTTGGCGTCAGTCTTCTCTCTTGTTTGGGTGAAGGTGGATCCATTCTTGAGCAATGGGAACAGTAAGACGGTTACACAGTGCATCTCGATTGATTGCTGA